Proteins encoded within one genomic window of Aquarana catesbeiana isolate 2022-GZ linkage group LG03, ASM4218655v1, whole genome shotgun sequence:
- the TP53 gene encoding cellular tumor antigen p53 yields MDPPSDNGMEPPLSQETFEDLWSLLPAIQTVNCPEEGFPELIYSLPPTMTTLQEGGITSTFTPPPSTAVPSTEDYPGNHHLELEFEQNGTAKSVTCTYSPDLNKLFCQSAKTCPVLIHVQSPPPNGSVLRAVAVYKKSEHMAEVVKRCPHHERSVEPGDDYAPRSHLIRIEGNSMAQYAEDVNGRHSVCLPYEEPQVGSQCTTILLNYMCNSSCMGGMNRRPIMTIITLESKEGVLLGRRCFEVRVCACPGRDRRTEEENFAKKKELKGSGKRAIPNPQMLDALIPKKRLINEEEVFTLQIRGRERYEMLKKINDALEGQDNKAEPQKLTLKCRKCRDEIKPKKGKKLLVKDELDSE; encoded by the exons ATGGATCCTCCCAGTGACAACGGTATGGAGCCGCCCCTCAGCCAGGAGACCTTCGAGGACCTCTGGAGTCT GTTGCCGGCCATACAGACGGTTAATTGTCCAGAAGAGGGATTTCCG GAGTTGATTTACTCCCTTCCCCCCACCATGACCACCTTACAGGAAGGCGGGATCACCAGCACCTTCACTCCTCCACCATCCACCGCCGTCCCCTCCACCGAGGATTACCCCGGGAACCACCACCTGGAGCTGGAGTTCGAGCAGAACGGGACCGCCAAGTCTGTCACCTGTACG TACTCCCCAGACCTGAACAAGCTGTTCTGCCAATCTGCGAAGACCTGCCCGGTTCTGATCCACGTTCAGTCCCCCCCTCCCAATGGTTCCGTGCTCCGTGCAGTGGCGGTGTACAAGAAATCGGAGCACATGGCAGAGGTGGTGAAGCGGTGCCCTCATCATGAGAGATCTGTGGAGCCAGGTGATG ATTACGCCCCTCGAAGTCACCTGATCCGCATCGAAGGGAATTCCATGGCACAGTATGCAGAGGATGTTAATGGGCGGCACAGCGTGTGCTTGCCCTATGAGGAGCCCCAG GTGGGGTCCCAGTGTACAACCATCCTCCTGAACTACATGTGTAACAGTTCCTGTATGGGGGGAATGAACCGCCGACCCATCATGACCATCATCACCCTGGAGTCTAAGGA GGGTGTCCTCCTGGGCCGGCGCTGCTTCGAGGTCCGTGTGTGCGCCTGCCCCGGCAGAGACCGCCGTACGGAGGAGGAGAACTTCGCCAAGAAGAAGGAGCTGAAGGGCAGCGGGAAAAGAG CCATTCCGAACCCTCAGATGTTAGATGCCCTAATTCCCAAAAAACGGCTCATCAACGAGGAGGAAGTCTTCACCCTCCAG ATCCGAGGACGTGAGCGCTACGAAATGCTCAAGAAGATAAATGACGCCCTGGAGGGTCAGGACAACAAAGCGGAGCCCCAGAAATT GACGCTGAAATGCCGCAAATGTCGGGACGAGATCAAACCCAAGAAAGGGAAGAAACTTCTAGTGAAGGATGAGCTGGACTCTGAATGA